tttaaatttagtgacaacaccatcagacagacatctagtaagaacatgtttgtctaactgcgtatagtccagtaataggaattcaaacgttattaaataatggtctgataaagaaggattatgagggaaaactattaaatgttcaacttcaaacatatgttttttactGGCAGACTGAAAATGTTAAAGGTGCAAACCACCACCTACTGCACCAGACTATGCAACATCATCCTATTCACAGACGTCTCTGTTGTCAtgtatgagagagaaagagagacagatagagagggCGGGCAAGCAGTTCCAAAAATAGAAATCAATATTTGGCGGGCCgccacaaataaatgaatgtatggTAAACTTTAACTCACTGAAAATTGTGTCACTATCTTGAATGCAGTGTTACCAATTATTTTCAGTTAAAAGTAGCTTAATCATGCTCAGAAGTCTAATTTGCATATCTGTGACATCATGACGTCATCACATATATTcaaggttttaaaaaataaaagtaaagaaatactggaaaaaaacactttaataaaCTCACTATTATTAAACAATCTATATCAAAATAGTAACAAGtcaaataatttataataaaacaaaggtAAAAGGAAGAAGTTGAATAACTAGTGCCCTGTTGACAATTAGGTTGCCATAGTAACTAGTTAAGTGTAGTCAGCCCAATAGTATTATTAGAGACAGTCTTCTACCCGTAAGACTGCCTGATGTTATTATTACTTTGACATGACTCAgtttgtgcgtgtgcatgtgtgtaaacaaAGACATGTGTGGTTTATTCCCCTAAACCTCATGAGTTGTCGGCTTCCCAGCAGAGGTGACAGGGAagccaagaagaaaaaaaaaagtaaaggagAGCACGAGTCATTTGTCTCTGCTAAATTCTCAGCTGTGCTTGTAAAATGAATGCACACCATTGGACACTTTAAAAGGGATGGGATGAGTCAgcaaacagtaaataaaatcaGGGTGGATTAAATGAGTTTGTTTATTCTGAAGCTCAAATAGCACCATGAGGTATAttgtaaaacagtttttttcagaATCAATGAAACCTGACATCATTACAATCATGTTTAGTATAAAATGTTCAGCATAAAATTCCCATCATGATTTTGTCCGTCTTTTGGATATCATAACGTGATACCAAACATTCATGCTTAGTCATTCAGGAGAACCATTTGGAAATGTCGCAGGGCTTCTGTCACGCTgcataatgaataaatatgtgttctgagtttgacataccatagaaaagtgtgttgttaatcacactgccaaatttgaatgattaaaaaaatcgcaaactcagctaactggctaactgtagactgtagtagtagtagtgtgtgctgaatgtatttctacctctacagcagcaggggcgggtttatgctaatcattcagacccgcccactaaatcctgaacacagaaatgttgaaacacagtttgtgaagcctagctccacaattcaaatctaaatggttgaaatgctttttacatcttttttagaaatacatttatgacctatttaatgtgttaagaagaaaatgtgtgaacacactttacatggtcttttaATAATGTtgctatttttgtctttttttaaaaactcccaCAATCTCTTCTCCTCAGCTCTtatgggtggtggtggttgacATCTCAGCCCGGGTTCTGACCACAACGAGCCCAGCTGAccagctcctcctctctcctcgcCACTATCAGCACACCGATCCAGTCTCGGGCACCCAGCTTTTCTGCGACAAATGCCCGGCAGGCACCTACGTGTCCGTCCACTGCTCCCTAGCAGCTGAGAGGGACTGCAGCCCCTGCCCCGAAGGTACCTTCACCCGGGGCGAGAACGGGGTCCAGCAGTGCCACCGCTGTCGGGCTCTGTGTCCCGCAGGCTTCATCGAAAAAGTACCCTGCACTGCCACCCAGGACCGTGTCTGCACATGTCCCCCCAGCAGCTTCTTATCGGGGGACGGTGGCAATGAGTGTAAGCCCCACTCACTATGCCCTCGAGGGACAAGGGTGAAAAAGCGGGGCAGTGAAACAGAGGATGTGCTCTGTAAGCCATGCAACAAGGGGACTTTCTCAGATGAGGACTCGAGCGTCGCGAAGTGCCGAACCCACACGGACTGCCAAGCTCAGGGTTTGGTGCTGCTCACACCAGgcacaagagagagagataatgtCTGCGGCTCACCTTCTACAGCTCCCccctcttcttcatcatcatcacctgtCTCCACAGCCAGCCCACTGGGGCCTGTATGGACTGTGCATGCTCAGGAACCAGTgtcttcctctccatcatcaTTACTGGCTGCACACAAAGGTGAGAATAGGGAGCCTGTTTCATAGTTGCTCTTCCTCATGTAGCTGATGGTGGGATTTGATAATAATTTGAATTTATTCTTAGGCTAAGGTGAACAAGAGTTAGCCAGCGTATGTATGAACTTTCaacattgattttttaaagttaaaggggctaaatgtgatttcaatttCACCGCTAGACATTGCAGCTCTGGACTGcgtgcaaccaaaacaaaactagctaAGGGGTACACCCCCCCCCTTTCCGCTCGCCTCCCCCTCGCTTTCcgtccgctcctcctcctctacctgcctgttttcagtgaagcactttccatccgtgatgaaacagctgactcaggaCACAACGGACCGTTGTGACGTCAAGTAACGAAGTAAGTAATACAAGCGAGAGTAACGTATTTCTAATGTAGTGTAACAGTTATTAGCTTTCTGATGCTAAGgttagctaactgctagtagttgaaaattaacaagctgaacatagtagccaagctaacaacttcacattgatcatttctgttggattttatgagcactgctggcaaacagacatttgggtttttgtgcaattgtgaaaatattgaccaagatgtgtgttgctagtgtaatgtagccagagtctggttcatcaactgtctctaaggtagctaatgctaagtttgttccttataaaatgataatgttatattataattgttgctgctctcttcataactgatagtttgattttggttttggtaagggcagcagtagcagcatcatgtctgctgaggcagctgcagtgtctgcctcctcagaggagccggtgtgagctgctcagatgatgagaagaaacagaggtttgtatcatctgtgtttctatctatttgaagtaaagtgtaaaatatcaacatagtgtgaaacgccagtttttccagtgtgtctacatcatgatgtacttttcagtgtacgtgttgttcatcttttacagagcctgcttcaagacTTGACCCTGGAAGGAGCCTTTTGGACCTGAGGCCAGGGCTGGtttctgatgctctgatgatgcagcagggccatcatgatgctcaactgccatgccatacctacctctgacatctgcagcaacatgcaccccacatttacaggaacatgcatcattttgagatcaaaggcaactcagtcctgttcagtagactcctaacatgtttaattcatcatttataataatttatgttcagaagttattgtttagcctattgttcattaatgagtaaacaaatattcttcaaaaaatgatgtgtggatctgcttcattcactaataacctaattgtgaaacaccataagttttgtgctttgtggtaaacagtacatcaatttacatttcacttgtgtatggtcagtgattgaattacactctATAAGCAGTAGTGGAATAAGCCagtgttatctacagtgttacaaaggataatgttgaaatggatgaagcatgaatataacctcaaataatgtcaagtttattggtgagcagtattgcagagtcaattccagaaaacaatcataaatactacattttttagaggtatacatcacctttctcttcttgctgtaaccatctggacaaaaaaggtcaattgtatctgtatctgtacaatctacactgtcatacacattgatgtattacagttctgttttaacatctcaaatgtggtttactgccccttcagtttataacaaactgaagacaatagatcaaaagcaaatcaaattcagaaataatgacaccatgtaaggtttatgatcagtagtgacaaagtagcagcatgcaaagtgtaattcagtatggtttgtctgcttttgtggcctgctgtgctcaaagccactgatgaggacgtgatgaggacgtgatgaagagtctgaagagtagttcttggtgttattccttccatcacacagcatctgccagtctgccatggtggagtaactgcagtattgggcattatgacctgaggaatgcaagacaagAAATGTAACCTGTGCATaacatatttcagagctttaatctaaacaaacccaacatgacagacaattctcacatttaaaaatgtcagaattgctaaactgtcaattacaataaacttcttcagttatagaaaacacaagtagttgtcagaccaaactgtctatcatctttatcaaagtaaaagtcacagtatttcatcaccagtccaacagcctgtttattatttttaggacaaaaatgtcttactttacatttagtcaaaagtttctgaaatagcaaggactggtccagtgaagcatggttagcattatcatcatcatcatcatcatctatgtACTGCCCTGACagtattacaactaacattacacaagcaggccATACATATGTTcatactcacttctctccctttgtgctataaaatatgcggacagacataaaatgtgataacacacagcactagtcgtaagcattcctattccttcctctgttactATTTTACGATGCttattgctaacgttagccacatggctaccagctcAGACGTATGACGGTAGCtcgcttagcttagctttagctcgtttgtgttaacagcaaaacaaaaccgggACCAGTCTGAGTAGAACTACTTTATATTCAGCACTACAGGAGTTACACACAGTCCGATTAttcgtctttgtctttctcatagAGGAACATAAATTTATAACCATCTTACTCACTGTGGCTGCGGCTAACGCcagtatgacacacacacacacacacacacactttatattctttatgtttGAATGCTAGCTCGCTCCATGGCGGGATCATCcttatgttccccgggtcctatgttccccgctttgtatgtgaccggggaacatagggatgatcccgtctgcAGTTAGCTGGGTTAGCGGCCAAGCTAGCAGCCaaattagccgccgagttagcagccgagctagccgggGAACATATGTATGCTCCCCTCTATGGCTATCATGAAGCTGAGCTGCAGCTCAGGCTTCGTCCTAAGACTGTCAACTAAATGAACATGATATGCGACATAATGTCTAACGTTagtctaacactaactaaacagatatgtgactgtatacacataacgttactt
This genomic interval from Scomber japonicus isolate fScoJap1 chromosome 17, fScoJap1.pri, whole genome shotgun sequence contains the following:
- the tnfrsf21 gene encoding tumor necrosis factor receptor superfamily member 21, giving the protein MPVMCVSAVLLWVVVVDISARVLTTTSPADQLLLSPRHYQHTDPVSGTQLFCDKCPAGTYVSVHCSLAAERDCSPCPEGTFTRGENGVQQCHRCRALCPAGFIEKVPCTATQDRVCTCPPSSFLSGDGGNECKPHSLCPRGTRVKKRGSETEDVLCKPCNKGTFSDEDSSVAKCRTHTDCQAQGLVLLTPGTRERDNVCGSPSTAPPSSSSSSPVSTASPLGPVWTVHAQEPVSSSPSSLLAAHKDTYSQSAAILLWENPDGKDHQAESLLLSRMTTHTPPNRQPIETPLPPARKQLVDRKGHPNSDPMPGPNKRAMEGLEDAEVVKVGTGINKIAGQGSGGGVGGVSSSYRPTRRGSPRPNTHNHFDINEHLPWMIVLLLLLVLVVIVVCSVKRSSRVLKKGPMQDPSSIMEKAIQKKPSVPPMQVKEKWIYYSNGQGESTVSFVSNRLVLESRTLF